In a genomic window of Caloenas nicobarica isolate bCalNic1 chromosome 29, bCalNic1.hap1, whole genome shotgun sequence:
- the LOC135999703 gene encoding olfactory receptor 14A16-like, producing MYFFLLNLSLLDLGSISTTLPKSMTNSLWNTRAISFLGCAAQVFMFLFFISAEYYLLTIMSYDRFLAICKPLHYGTLLGSRACVHMAAAAWATGFLNALLHTANTFSLPLCKGNAVGQFFCEIPQILKLSCSHSYLREDGLLVVSACLAFGCFIFILFSYVQILRAVLRIPSEQGRHKAFSTCLPHLAVVSLYVSTAAFAYLKPPSISSPSLDLVVSVLYSVVPPAVNPLIYSMRNQELKDALWKLMTGYFSKAVNFSSVSA from the coding sequence atgtacttcttcctcctcaacctctccctccttgacctgggctccatctccaccactctccccaaatccatgacCAACTCCCTCTGgaacaccagggccatctcctttttgggatgtgctgcacaagtctttatgtttctctttttcatttcagctgagtattatctcctcaccatcatgtcctatgatcGCTTTCTTGCCAtttgcaaacccctgcactatgggaccctcctgggcagcagagcttgtgtccacatggcagcagctgcctgggccactgggtttctcaatgctctgctgcacacggccaatacattttcactgccactgtgcaagggcaatgctgtgggtcagttcttctgtgaaatcccccagatcctcaagctttcctgctcacactcctacctcagggaagatgggcttcttgtggtcagTGCCTGTTTAGCATttggctgttttattttcattcttttctcctatgtgcagatcttgagggctgtgctgaggatcccctctgagcagggacggcacaaagccttttccacgtgcctccctcacctggctgtggtctccctgtatgtcagcactgcagcatttgcctacctgaaacccccctccatctcttccccatccctggacctggtggtgtctgttctgtactcggtggtgcctccagcagtgaaccccctcatctacagcatgaggaaccaggagctcaaggatgccctgtggaaactgatgactggatatttttctaaagcagtAAACTTCTCATCAGTTTCTGCATAG
- the LOC135999598 gene encoding olfactory receptor 14J1-like, whose amino-acid sequence MSNSSSITQFLLLPFADTRELQLLHFWLFLGIYLAALLGNSLIITTIACDQHLHTPMYFFLLNLSLLDLGSISTTLPKSMANSLWDTRAISYTGCAAQLFSFTFLAEAEYSLLTIMSYDRYVAICKPLHYGTLLGSRACVHMAAAAWATGFLYALLQTANTFSLPLCKGSAVGQFFCEIPQILKLSCSHSYLREAGLLVVSALVAFGCFVFIVVSYVQILRAVLRIPSEQGRHKAFSTCLPHLAVVSLFISTAMFAYLKPPSISSPFVDLVMAVLYSVVPPAVNPLIYSMRNQELKDALWKLMTGFLLKL is encoded by the coding sequence atgtccaacagcagctccatcacccagttcctcctcctgccgttcgcagacacacgggagctgcagctcttgcacttctggctcttcctgggcatctacctggctgccctcctgggcaacagcctcatcatcaccaccatagcctgtgaccagcacctccacacccccatgtacttcttcctcctcaacctctcccttcTCGACCTGGGGTCCATCTCCACGACTCTCCCCAAATCTATGGCCAACTccctgtgggacaccagggccatctcctacacaggatgtgctgcacagctcttttcgtTTACCTTCTTGGCAGAAGCAGAGTATTCTctgctcaccatcatgtcctacgaccgctacgttgccatctgcaaacccctgcactatgggaccctcctgggtagcagagcttgtgtccacatggcagcagccgCCTGGGCCACTGGatttctctatgctctgctgcagacggctaatacattttcactgccactgtgcaagggcagtgctgtgggtcagttcttctgtgaaatcccccagatcctcaagctctcctgctcacactcctacctcagggaagctgggcttcttgtggttagtgcATTAGTAGCATTTggctgttttgtgttcattgtggtgtcctatgtgcagatcttgagggctgtgctgaggatcccctctgagcagggacggcacaaagccttttccacgtgcctccctcacctggccgtggtctctcttttcatcagcactgccatgtttgcctacctgaaacccccctccatctcttccccatttGTGGACCTGGTGATGGccgttctgtactcagtggtgcctccagcagtgaaccccctcatctacagcatgaggaaccaggagctcaaggatgccctgtggaaactgatgactggatttcttctgaagctataa